In Phragmites australis chromosome 24, lpPhrAust1.1, whole genome shotgun sequence, the following are encoded in one genomic region:
- the LOC133907037 gene encoding soluble starch synthase 2-1, chloroplastic/amyloplastic-like isoform X4, translating into MAAAPSSLLAPPPAAAPGTAAASCCRCRRRGVALLRPVARASRRRSRPATRPVRFCVNVGSGWPVVLMGSIHRGSARGISAAGVGADAAGQVGQDDDDEDVARITNEALRATIRKSKEVLARHRSILKQISEKKKLISAIADSSIHNEQEPLSGQSDSTFTHLNAVSEGEEIGYGRQTFLDRHAQQSKFDTVYGESIYDQNEYYESLDGDDAEFSESFGEVNYEHYQYQYDSFPRAAHSVYEPEDAHSEKEQPVNEGANNNSSASGGVDVMNVILVAAECAPWSKTGGLGDVAGALPKALARRGHRVMVVVPKYGDYAEPQEIGEPRRYQVAGQDMEVKYYHAYIDGVDFVFIDNPIFDHVESEIYGGNRTDILKRMVLLCKAAVEVQWYVPCGGFCYGDGNLVFIANDWHTALLPVYLKAYYRDNGFMTYARSVLVIHNIAHQGRGPIDDFGYLDLPGHCMDQFKLYDPFGGDHLNIFAAGIKAADRLLTVSHGYAWEVKTPEGGWGLHSIIYESDWKFQGIVNGIDTTDWNPWHDVHLQSDGYTNYSLETVQTGKAQCKEALQKELGLPVRGDVPVIAFIGRLDHQKGVDLIAEAMPWIAGQDVQLIMLGTGRQDLEDTLRRLESQHYDRVRGWVGFSVRLAHRMTAGADILLMPSRFEPCGLNQLYAMMYGTVPVVHAVGGLRDTVEQYNPYEEVGLGWTFEKAEANKMIDALGHCLNTYRNYRSSWEGIQRRGMMQDLSWDNAAKLYEEVLVAAKYQW; encoded by the exons ATGGCGGccgccccctcctccctcctcgccccgcctcccgCCGCGGCGCCGGGGACCGCGGCGGCCTcctgctgccgctgccggcGCAGGGGCGTCGCCCTCCTCCGCCCGGTGGCTCGCGCCTCCCGCCGTCGCAGCAGGCCGGCGACCCGCCCG GTGAGGTTCTGCGTGAATGTTGGTTCTGGGTGGCCCGTGGTGCTCATGGGATCGATCCACAGGGGGTCGGCCAGGGGTATAAGCGCCGCTGGGGTGGGTGCCGACGCTGCGGGTCAAGTCGGTCaggatgacgacgacgaggatgtAGCTCGTATCACCAATGAGGCGCTTCGTGCCACCATCCGGAAGAGCAAAGAAGTGCTGGCAAGGCACAGGAGTATACTCAAGCAG ATATCGGAAAAGAAGAAGCTCATCTCCGCTATAGCGGACAGTTCCATTCATAATGAGCAAGAGCCACTCAGTGGTCAGAGTGATAGTACCTTTACACACCTGAATGCAGTTTCAGAGGGTGAAGAGATTGGCTATGGCCGTCAGACTTTCCTTGATAGGCATGCTCAGCAATCTAAATTTGACACAGTTTATGGAGAATCCATctatgatcagaatgaatactATGAAAGTTTAGATGGCGATGATGCTGAATTCAGTGAATCAtttggcgaggtcaactatgAGCATTATCAGTATCAGTATGACAGTTTTCCTAGAGCTGCTCACAGTGTATATGAACCAGAAGATGCTCACAGCGAAAAGGAGCAGCCAGTTAATGAGGGAGCAAATAACAATTCATCTGCTTCAGGCGGCGTCGATGTTATGAATGTCATATTGGTAGCTGCAGAGTGTGCACCTTGGTCCAAAACAG GTGGGCTCGGAGATGTTGCTGGAGCTTTGCCCAAGGCTTTGGCCAGGAGAGGTCATCGTGTCATG GTAGTAGTTCCAAAATATGGTGACTATGCAGAACCACAAGAGATAGGAGAACCAAGGAGGTACCAAGTTGCAGGGCAG GATATGGAGGTCAAGTATTATCATGCATACATAGATGGTGTGGATTTTGTTTTCATTGACAATCCGATCTTCGACCATGTTGAGAGTGAAATTTATGGTGGAAACCGCACA GATATATTGAAACGAATGGTTTTGTTGTGCAAAGCGGCTGTAGAG GTTCAATGGTACGTTCCATGTGGTGGTTTCTGCTATGGTGATGGAAATCTTGTGTTCATTGCAAATGATTGGCATACTGCACTGCTTCCTGTTTATTTGAAGGCATACTACCGCGACAATGGTTTTATGACATATGCCCGTTCTGTTCTTGTGATACACAATATAGCACATCAG GGTCGTGGCCCGATAGATGACTTCGGTTACCTGGATTTGCCAGGTCATTGCATGGATCAGTTCAAACTTTATGACCCATTTGGAGGTGATCATCTAAACATTTTTGCAGCTGGTATTAAAGCTGCTGACCGTTTGCTTACAGTTAGCCATGGTTATGCATGGGAGGTCAAAACACCTGAAGGTGGTTGGGGCCTTCATAGTATCATTTATGAAAGCGATTGGAAATTCCAGGGTATTGTAAATGGTATTGACACAACTGATTGGAATCCTTGGCATGATGTCCACCTACAGTCTGATGGATACACCAATTATTCTCTAGAAACCGTTCAAACAGGTAAAGCACAATGTAAGGAAGCATTGCAGAAAGAGCTTGGCCTCCCAGTTCGTGGTGATGTTCCTGTCATTGCTTTTATTGGACGGTTAGACCATCAGAAAGGTGTTGACCTGATAGCAGAAGCTATGCCATGGATTGCTGGCCAAGATGTACAATTAATTATGCTGGGTACCGGAAGGCAAGACCTTGAAGATACATTGAGGAGGCTTGAGAGCCAGCACTATGACAGGGTTAGGGGCTGGGTCGGGTTTTCTGTCAGGCTGGCACATCGTATGACTGCAGGGGCTGATATACTATTGATGCCATCAAGGTTTGAGCCATGCGGGTTGAACCAGCTATATGCCATGATGTATGGGACTGTCCCAGTTGTTCATGCGGTTGGAGGTCTCCGAGACACGGTCGAACAGTATAATCCCTATGAGGAGGTTGGACTTGGTTGGACTTTTGAAAAGGCAGAGGCAAACAAAATGATCGATGCACTAGGGCACTGCTTGAACACGTACAGAAATTACAGGAGCAGTTGGGAGGGCATCCAAAGGAGAGGGATGATGCAAGATCTAAGTTGGGACAATGCTGCCAAACTCTATGAGGAAGTTCTTGTTGCTGCCAAGTACCAGTGGTGA
- the LOC133907037 gene encoding soluble starch synthase 2-1, chloroplastic/amyloplastic-like isoform X1 produces the protein MKVLVAVDDSDGSRHALAWVLDHLFPAAGQQEQPRPALVLVHAQEPLRHIMYPVGPGSAVYGAPSMMESVRAAQVENARNLLDRAKRICQQRRVRFCVNVGSGWPVVLMGSIHRGSARGISAAGVGADAAGQVGQDDDDEDVARITNEALRATIRKSKEVLARHRSILKQISEKKKLISAIADSSIHNEQEPLSGQSDSTFTHLNAVSEGEEIGYGRQTFLDRHAQQSKFDTVYGESIYDQNEYYESLDGDDAEFSESFGEVNYEHYQYQYDSFPRAAHSVYEPEDAHSEKEQPVNEGANNNSSASGGVDVMNVILVAAECAPWSKTGGLGDVAGALPKALARRGHRVMVVVPKYGDYAEPQEIGEPRRYQVAGQDMEVKYYHAYIDGVDFVFIDNPIFDHVESEIYGGNRTINFYLQDILKRMVLLCKAAVEVQWYVPCGGFCYGDGNLVFIANDWHTALLPVYLKAYYRDNGFMTYARSVLVIHNIAHQGRGPIDDFGYLDLPGHCMDQFKLYDPFGGDHLNIFAAGIKAADRLLTVSHGYAWEVKTPEGGWGLHSIIYESDWKFQGIVNGIDTTDWNPWHDVHLQSDGYTNYSLETVQTGKAQCKEALQKELGLPVRGDVPVIAFIGRLDHQKGVDLIAEAMPWIAGQDVQLIMLGTGRQDLEDTLRRLESQHYDRVRGWVGFSVRLAHRMTAGADILLMPSRFEPCGLNQLYAMMYGTVPVVHAVGGLRDTVEQYNPYEEVGLGWTFEKAEANKMIDALGHCLNTYRNYRSSWEGIQRRGMMQDLSWDNAAKLYEEVLVAAKYQW, from the exons ATGAAGGTGTTGGTGGCGGTGGACGACAGCGACGGCAGCCGCCACGCTCTGGCCTGGGTGCTCGACCACCTCTTCCCGGCAGCCGGTCAGCAGGAGCAGCCTCGGCCCGCGCTGGTGCTGGTCCACGCCCAGGAGCCGCTCCGGCACATCATGTACCCGGTCGGGCCAG GGTCGGCGGTGTACGGCGCGCCGTCGATGATGGAGTCGGTGCGGGCGGCGCAGGTGGAGAACGCGCGCAACCTGCTCGACAGGGCCAAGCGGATCTGCCAACAACGACGG GTGAGGTTCTGCGTGAATGTTGGTTCTGGGTGGCCCGTGGTGCTCATGGGATCGATCCACAGGGGGTCGGCCAGGGGTATAAGCGCCGCTGGGGTGGGTGCCGACGCTGCGGGTCAAGTCGGTCaggatgacgacgacgaggatgtAGCTCGTATCACCAATGAGGCGCTTCGTGCCACCATCCGGAAGAGCAAAGAAGTGCTGGCAAGGCACAGGAGTATACTCAAGCAG ATATCGGAAAAGAAGAAGCTCATCTCCGCTATAGCGGACAGTTCCATTCATAATGAGCAAGAGCCACTCAGTGGTCAGAGTGATAGTACCTTTACACACCTGAATGCAGTTTCAGAGGGTGAAGAGATTGGCTATGGCCGTCAGACTTTCCTTGATAGGCATGCTCAGCAATCTAAATTTGACACAGTTTATGGAGAATCCATctatgatcagaatgaatactATGAAAGTTTAGATGGCGATGATGCTGAATTCAGTGAATCAtttggcgaggtcaactatgAGCATTATCAGTATCAGTATGACAGTTTTCCTAGAGCTGCTCACAGTGTATATGAACCAGAAGATGCTCACAGCGAAAAGGAGCAGCCAGTTAATGAGGGAGCAAATAACAATTCATCTGCTTCAGGCGGCGTCGATGTTATGAATGTCATATTGGTAGCTGCAGAGTGTGCACCTTGGTCCAAAACAG GTGGGCTCGGAGATGTTGCTGGAGCTTTGCCCAAGGCTTTGGCCAGGAGAGGTCATCGTGTCATG GTAGTAGTTCCAAAATATGGTGACTATGCAGAACCACAAGAGATAGGAGAACCAAGGAGGTACCAAGTTGCAGGGCAG GATATGGAGGTCAAGTATTATCATGCATACATAGATGGTGTGGATTTTGTTTTCATTGACAATCCGATCTTCGACCATGTTGAGAGTGAAATTTATGGTGGAAACCGCACA ATTAACTTTTATCTGCAGGATATATTGAAACGAATGGTTTTGTTGTGCAAAGCGGCTGTAGAG GTTCAATGGTACGTTCCATGTGGTGGTTTCTGCTATGGTGATGGAAATCTTGTGTTCATTGCAAATGATTGGCATACTGCACTGCTTCCTGTTTATTTGAAGGCATACTACCGCGACAATGGTTTTATGACATATGCCCGTTCTGTTCTTGTGATACACAATATAGCACATCAG GGTCGTGGCCCGATAGATGACTTCGGTTACCTGGATTTGCCAGGTCATTGCATGGATCAGTTCAAACTTTATGACCCATTTGGAGGTGATCATCTAAACATTTTTGCAGCTGGTATTAAAGCTGCTGACCGTTTGCTTACAGTTAGCCATGGTTATGCATGGGAGGTCAAAACACCTGAAGGTGGTTGGGGCCTTCATAGTATCATTTATGAAAGCGATTGGAAATTCCAGGGTATTGTAAATGGTATTGACACAACTGATTGGAATCCTTGGCATGATGTCCACCTACAGTCTGATGGATACACCAATTATTCTCTAGAAACCGTTCAAACAGGTAAAGCACAATGTAAGGAAGCATTGCAGAAAGAGCTTGGCCTCCCAGTTCGTGGTGATGTTCCTGTCATTGCTTTTATTGGACGGTTAGACCATCAGAAAGGTGTTGACCTGATAGCAGAAGCTATGCCATGGATTGCTGGCCAAGATGTACAATTAATTATGCTGGGTACCGGAAGGCAAGACCTTGAAGATACATTGAGGAGGCTTGAGAGCCAGCACTATGACAGGGTTAGGGGCTGGGTCGGGTTTTCTGTCAGGCTGGCACATCGTATGACTGCAGGGGCTGATATACTATTGATGCCATCAAGGTTTGAGCCATGCGGGTTGAACCAGCTATATGCCATGATGTATGGGACTGTCCCAGTTGTTCATGCGGTTGGAGGTCTCCGAGACACGGTCGAACAGTATAATCCCTATGAGGAGGTTGGACTTGGTTGGACTTTTGAAAAGGCAGAGGCAAACAAAATGATCGATGCACTAGGGCACTGCTTGAACACGTACAGAAATTACAGGAGCAGTTGGGAGGGCATCCAAAGGAGAGGGATGATGCAAGATCTAAGTTGGGACAATGCTGCCAAACTCTATGAGGAAGTTCTTGTTGCTGCCAAGTACCAGTGGTGA
- the LOC133907037 gene encoding soluble starch synthase 2-1, chloroplastic/amyloplastic-like isoform X2, giving the protein MKVLVAVDDSDGSRHALAWVLDHLFPAAGQQEQPRPALVLVHAQEPLRHIMYPVGPGSAVYGAPSMMESVRAAQVENARNLLDRAKRICQQRRVRFCVNVGSGWPVVLMGSIHRGSARGISAAGVGADAAGQVGQDDDDEDVARITNEALRATIRKSKEVLARHRSILKQISEKKKLISAIADSSIHNEQEPLSGQSDSTFTHLNAVSEGEEIGYGRQTFLDRHAQQSKFDTVYGESIYDQNEYYESLDGDDAEFSESFGEVNYEHYQYQYDSFPRAAHSVYEPEDAHSEKEQPVNEGANNNSSASGGVDVMNVILVAAECAPWSKTGGLGDVAGALPKALARRGHRVMVVVPKYGDYAEPQEIGEPRRYQVAGQDMEVKYYHAYIDGVDFVFIDNPIFDHVESEIYGGNRTDILKRMVLLCKAAVEVQWYVPCGGFCYGDGNLVFIANDWHTALLPVYLKAYYRDNGFMTYARSVLVIHNIAHQGRGPIDDFGYLDLPGHCMDQFKLYDPFGGDHLNIFAAGIKAADRLLTVSHGYAWEVKTPEGGWGLHSIIYESDWKFQGIVNGIDTTDWNPWHDVHLQSDGYTNYSLETVQTGKAQCKEALQKELGLPVRGDVPVIAFIGRLDHQKGVDLIAEAMPWIAGQDVQLIMLGTGRQDLEDTLRRLESQHYDRVRGWVGFSVRLAHRMTAGADILLMPSRFEPCGLNQLYAMMYGTVPVVHAVGGLRDTVEQYNPYEEVGLGWTFEKAEANKMIDALGHCLNTYRNYRSSWEGIQRRGMMQDLSWDNAAKLYEEVLVAAKYQW; this is encoded by the exons ATGAAGGTGTTGGTGGCGGTGGACGACAGCGACGGCAGCCGCCACGCTCTGGCCTGGGTGCTCGACCACCTCTTCCCGGCAGCCGGTCAGCAGGAGCAGCCTCGGCCCGCGCTGGTGCTGGTCCACGCCCAGGAGCCGCTCCGGCACATCATGTACCCGGTCGGGCCAG GGTCGGCGGTGTACGGCGCGCCGTCGATGATGGAGTCGGTGCGGGCGGCGCAGGTGGAGAACGCGCGCAACCTGCTCGACAGGGCCAAGCGGATCTGCCAACAACGACGG GTGAGGTTCTGCGTGAATGTTGGTTCTGGGTGGCCCGTGGTGCTCATGGGATCGATCCACAGGGGGTCGGCCAGGGGTATAAGCGCCGCTGGGGTGGGTGCCGACGCTGCGGGTCAAGTCGGTCaggatgacgacgacgaggatgtAGCTCGTATCACCAATGAGGCGCTTCGTGCCACCATCCGGAAGAGCAAAGAAGTGCTGGCAAGGCACAGGAGTATACTCAAGCAG ATATCGGAAAAGAAGAAGCTCATCTCCGCTATAGCGGACAGTTCCATTCATAATGAGCAAGAGCCACTCAGTGGTCAGAGTGATAGTACCTTTACACACCTGAATGCAGTTTCAGAGGGTGAAGAGATTGGCTATGGCCGTCAGACTTTCCTTGATAGGCATGCTCAGCAATCTAAATTTGACACAGTTTATGGAGAATCCATctatgatcagaatgaatactATGAAAGTTTAGATGGCGATGATGCTGAATTCAGTGAATCAtttggcgaggtcaactatgAGCATTATCAGTATCAGTATGACAGTTTTCCTAGAGCTGCTCACAGTGTATATGAACCAGAAGATGCTCACAGCGAAAAGGAGCAGCCAGTTAATGAGGGAGCAAATAACAATTCATCTGCTTCAGGCGGCGTCGATGTTATGAATGTCATATTGGTAGCTGCAGAGTGTGCACCTTGGTCCAAAACAG GTGGGCTCGGAGATGTTGCTGGAGCTTTGCCCAAGGCTTTGGCCAGGAGAGGTCATCGTGTCATG GTAGTAGTTCCAAAATATGGTGACTATGCAGAACCACAAGAGATAGGAGAACCAAGGAGGTACCAAGTTGCAGGGCAG GATATGGAGGTCAAGTATTATCATGCATACATAGATGGTGTGGATTTTGTTTTCATTGACAATCCGATCTTCGACCATGTTGAGAGTGAAATTTATGGTGGAAACCGCACA GATATATTGAAACGAATGGTTTTGTTGTGCAAAGCGGCTGTAGAG GTTCAATGGTACGTTCCATGTGGTGGTTTCTGCTATGGTGATGGAAATCTTGTGTTCATTGCAAATGATTGGCATACTGCACTGCTTCCTGTTTATTTGAAGGCATACTACCGCGACAATGGTTTTATGACATATGCCCGTTCTGTTCTTGTGATACACAATATAGCACATCAG GGTCGTGGCCCGATAGATGACTTCGGTTACCTGGATTTGCCAGGTCATTGCATGGATCAGTTCAAACTTTATGACCCATTTGGAGGTGATCATCTAAACATTTTTGCAGCTGGTATTAAAGCTGCTGACCGTTTGCTTACAGTTAGCCATGGTTATGCATGGGAGGTCAAAACACCTGAAGGTGGTTGGGGCCTTCATAGTATCATTTATGAAAGCGATTGGAAATTCCAGGGTATTGTAAATGGTATTGACACAACTGATTGGAATCCTTGGCATGATGTCCACCTACAGTCTGATGGATACACCAATTATTCTCTAGAAACCGTTCAAACAGGTAAAGCACAATGTAAGGAAGCATTGCAGAAAGAGCTTGGCCTCCCAGTTCGTGGTGATGTTCCTGTCATTGCTTTTATTGGACGGTTAGACCATCAGAAAGGTGTTGACCTGATAGCAGAAGCTATGCCATGGATTGCTGGCCAAGATGTACAATTAATTATGCTGGGTACCGGAAGGCAAGACCTTGAAGATACATTGAGGAGGCTTGAGAGCCAGCACTATGACAGGGTTAGGGGCTGGGTCGGGTTTTCTGTCAGGCTGGCACATCGTATGACTGCAGGGGCTGATATACTATTGATGCCATCAAGGTTTGAGCCATGCGGGTTGAACCAGCTATATGCCATGATGTATGGGACTGTCCCAGTTGTTCATGCGGTTGGAGGTCTCCGAGACACGGTCGAACAGTATAATCCCTATGAGGAGGTTGGACTTGGTTGGACTTTTGAAAAGGCAGAGGCAAACAAAATGATCGATGCACTAGGGCACTGCTTGAACACGTACAGAAATTACAGGAGCAGTTGGGAGGGCATCCAAAGGAGAGGGATGATGCAAGATCTAAGTTGGGACAATGCTGCCAAACTCTATGAGGAAGTTCTTGTTGCTGCCAAGTACCAGTGGTGA
- the LOC133907037 gene encoding soluble starch synthase 2-1, chloroplastic/amyloplastic-like isoform X5 encodes MMESVRAAQVENARNLLDRAKRICQQRRVRFCVNVGSGWPVVLMGSIHRGSARGISAAGVGADAAGQVGQDDDDEDVARITNEALRATIRKSKEVLARHRSILKQISEKKKLISAIADSSIHNEQEPLSGQSDSTFTHLNAVSEGEEIGYGRQTFLDRHAQQSKFDTVYGESIYDQNEYYESLDGDDAEFSESFGEVNYEHYQYQYDSFPRAAHSVYEPEDAHSEKEQPVNEGANNNSSASGGVDVMNVILVAAECAPWSKTGGLGDVAGALPKALARRGHRVMVVVPKYGDYAEPQEIGEPRRYQVAGQDMEVKYYHAYIDGVDFVFIDNPIFDHVESEIYGGNRTINFYLQDILKRMVLLCKAAVEVQWYVPCGGFCYGDGNLVFIANDWHTALLPVYLKAYYRDNGFMTYARSVLVIHNIAHQGRGPIDDFGYLDLPGHCMDQFKLYDPFGGDHLNIFAAGIKAADRLLTVSHGYAWEVKTPEGGWGLHSIIYESDWKFQGIVNGIDTTDWNPWHDVHLQSDGYTNYSLETVQTGKAQCKEALQKELGLPVRGDVPVIAFIGRLDHQKGVDLIAEAMPWIAGQDVQLIMLGTGRQDLEDTLRRLESQHYDRVRGWVGFSVRLAHRMTAGADILLMPSRFEPCGLNQLYAMMYGTVPVVHAVGGLRDTVEQYNPYEEVGLGWTFEKAEANKMIDALGHCLNTYRNYRSSWEGIQRRGMMQDLSWDNAAKLYEEVLVAAKYQW; translated from the exons ATGATGGAGTCGGTGCGGGCGGCGCAGGTGGAGAACGCGCGCAACCTGCTCGACAGGGCCAAGCGGATCTGCCAACAACGACGG GTGAGGTTCTGCGTGAATGTTGGTTCTGGGTGGCCCGTGGTGCTCATGGGATCGATCCACAGGGGGTCGGCCAGGGGTATAAGCGCCGCTGGGGTGGGTGCCGACGCTGCGGGTCAAGTCGGTCaggatgacgacgacgaggatgtAGCTCGTATCACCAATGAGGCGCTTCGTGCCACCATCCGGAAGAGCAAAGAAGTGCTGGCAAGGCACAGGAGTATACTCAAGCAG ATATCGGAAAAGAAGAAGCTCATCTCCGCTATAGCGGACAGTTCCATTCATAATGAGCAAGAGCCACTCAGTGGTCAGAGTGATAGTACCTTTACACACCTGAATGCAGTTTCAGAGGGTGAAGAGATTGGCTATGGCCGTCAGACTTTCCTTGATAGGCATGCTCAGCAATCTAAATTTGACACAGTTTATGGAGAATCCATctatgatcagaatgaatactATGAAAGTTTAGATGGCGATGATGCTGAATTCAGTGAATCAtttggcgaggtcaactatgAGCATTATCAGTATCAGTATGACAGTTTTCCTAGAGCTGCTCACAGTGTATATGAACCAGAAGATGCTCACAGCGAAAAGGAGCAGCCAGTTAATGAGGGAGCAAATAACAATTCATCTGCTTCAGGCGGCGTCGATGTTATGAATGTCATATTGGTAGCTGCAGAGTGTGCACCTTGGTCCAAAACAG GTGGGCTCGGAGATGTTGCTGGAGCTTTGCCCAAGGCTTTGGCCAGGAGAGGTCATCGTGTCATG GTAGTAGTTCCAAAATATGGTGACTATGCAGAACCACAAGAGATAGGAGAACCAAGGAGGTACCAAGTTGCAGGGCAG GATATGGAGGTCAAGTATTATCATGCATACATAGATGGTGTGGATTTTGTTTTCATTGACAATCCGATCTTCGACCATGTTGAGAGTGAAATTTATGGTGGAAACCGCACA ATTAACTTTTATCTGCAGGATATATTGAAACGAATGGTTTTGTTGTGCAAAGCGGCTGTAGAG GTTCAATGGTACGTTCCATGTGGTGGTTTCTGCTATGGTGATGGAAATCTTGTGTTCATTGCAAATGATTGGCATACTGCACTGCTTCCTGTTTATTTGAAGGCATACTACCGCGACAATGGTTTTATGACATATGCCCGTTCTGTTCTTGTGATACACAATATAGCACATCAG GGTCGTGGCCCGATAGATGACTTCGGTTACCTGGATTTGCCAGGTCATTGCATGGATCAGTTCAAACTTTATGACCCATTTGGAGGTGATCATCTAAACATTTTTGCAGCTGGTATTAAAGCTGCTGACCGTTTGCTTACAGTTAGCCATGGTTATGCATGGGAGGTCAAAACACCTGAAGGTGGTTGGGGCCTTCATAGTATCATTTATGAAAGCGATTGGAAATTCCAGGGTATTGTAAATGGTATTGACACAACTGATTGGAATCCTTGGCATGATGTCCACCTACAGTCTGATGGATACACCAATTATTCTCTAGAAACCGTTCAAACAGGTAAAGCACAATGTAAGGAAGCATTGCAGAAAGAGCTTGGCCTCCCAGTTCGTGGTGATGTTCCTGTCATTGCTTTTATTGGACGGTTAGACCATCAGAAAGGTGTTGACCTGATAGCAGAAGCTATGCCATGGATTGCTGGCCAAGATGTACAATTAATTATGCTGGGTACCGGAAGGCAAGACCTTGAAGATACATTGAGGAGGCTTGAGAGCCAGCACTATGACAGGGTTAGGGGCTGGGTCGGGTTTTCTGTCAGGCTGGCACATCGTATGACTGCAGGGGCTGATATACTATTGATGCCATCAAGGTTTGAGCCATGCGGGTTGAACCAGCTATATGCCATGATGTATGGGACTGTCCCAGTTGTTCATGCGGTTGGAGGTCTCCGAGACACGGTCGAACAGTATAATCCCTATGAGGAGGTTGGACTTGGTTGGACTTTTGAAAAGGCAGAGGCAAACAAAATGATCGATGCACTAGGGCACTGCTTGAACACGTACAGAAATTACAGGAGCAGTTGGGAGGGCATCCAAAGGAGAGGGATGATGCAAGATCTAAGTTGGGACAATGCTGCCAAACTCTATGAGGAAGTTCTTGTTGCTGCCAAGTACCAGTGGTGA